A window of the Nisaea acidiphila genome harbors these coding sequences:
- a CDS encoding glycosyltransferase family 2 protein translates to MKKQRPTPAQLTQFGHDLLGPIVNLYFLRLHAHLLQTDPVADRILFLLRAGLRLKSLYEIWLACRDLALQEHVHLLRTSRLMAVKGTYAASPSLALTALGSELEGEPLDRIVRGLLRAEQSRETPLSIPEVPPQPLHDFLQSDAPTAERVRRHLRRQSRLFADYVEAVAGSAERLLLIDTGWRGTQQLLFEQAFDDWHWSGLYFGCIGRASISGEQPAAMTGLMFDTPLFDPDQPASILLQHRHLIESVFEPNVPSIERIDHSDIDRARKGRSETIREKRLADPAFDGVCAYLRKFATASPTEALDRYEGALRSLSRLISEPDTAAIALLARKPRSLDLGRTGAVGALLPACDRFPEDSPEQRVEDSLWPPGQAALEFSGQRRLRVQRRLLEKITLPAAPKTEDRVAIVTRTKDRPLLFRRAAESVSRQSYGNYVWVVVNDGGDPGPVRDILSETAIDPARILFCSFDDSQGMEAASNAGIRNSRSDLIVIHDDDDSWEPDFLARTVGFLGEHEALYDGVVTHSTHVTEEISNGSVIERDRKPFNGWLSTVQLAEMAVANSFPPIAFLYRRALWERLEGYDESLPVLGDWDFNLRFLLEADIGVLDAPLANYHHRTGTTAKDTYANSDLAARNPHIAYNALIRNKYLRGGAADPKLRALASLMGDAYLQEDLRARIESVRPAAMRPGTCEDVAALRSRLTAQRNELHRGRILLHMTVSEIIRSRGLSIGVDEMIRQLSGLADEYAETAGLSASTGRQADWTGSR, encoded by the coding sequence ATGAAGAAACAACGACCGACACCGGCCCAATTGACGCAATTCGGACACGACCTCCTCGGTCCGATCGTCAATCTCTATTTCCTAAGACTGCACGCCCATCTTCTGCAAACGGATCCGGTAGCGGACCGCATCCTGTTCCTGCTCCGCGCCGGACTGCGTCTGAAATCCCTCTACGAGATATGGCTCGCATGCAGGGACCTGGCGTTGCAGGAGCATGTTCATTTACTTCGCACCTCGCGGCTGATGGCCGTCAAAGGCACCTATGCGGCCAGCCCCTCCCTCGCCCTGACCGCCCTTGGCTCAGAGCTCGAAGGAGAACCGCTCGACCGGATCGTGCGTGGCCTGCTGCGCGCGGAACAATCCCGGGAGACGCCACTCTCCATCCCGGAAGTACCCCCGCAGCCGCTGCACGATTTCCTCCAATCAGACGCTCCGACAGCGGAGCGGGTGCGCCGGCATCTGCGCCGTCAGTCACGCCTCTTTGCCGATTATGTCGAAGCCGTCGCAGGCTCTGCCGAACGGCTGCTCTTGATCGACACGGGATGGCGCGGCACGCAACAGCTCCTGTTCGAGCAGGCGTTCGACGATTGGCATTGGTCCGGGCTCTATTTCGGCTGCATCGGGCGCGCCAGCATATCGGGCGAACAGCCCGCGGCGATGACCGGGCTGATGTTCGACACCCCGCTCTTCGACCCGGACCAGCCCGCCTCCATTCTGCTGCAGCACCGGCACCTGATCGAAAGCGTTTTCGAGCCAAACGTTCCATCGATCGAGCGCATCGACCACAGCGATATAGATCGCGCCAGAAAAGGACGCTCCGAAACGATTAGGGAGAAACGGCTTGCGGACCCCGCCTTTGACGGCGTGTGCGCCTATCTCCGGAAGTTTGCGACGGCATCTCCCACGGAAGCCCTGGACCGCTACGAGGGCGCATTGCGGTCTCTGTCGCGCCTGATCTCGGAGCCGGACACGGCGGCAATCGCGTTGCTGGCCCGCAAACCGCGCTCGCTCGATCTCGGCCGGACCGGCGCCGTCGGCGCTCTCCTGCCGGCATGCGACAGGTTTCCGGAAGACAGTCCGGAGCAAAGAGTCGAGGACTCGCTCTGGCCTCCCGGTCAGGCCGCGCTCGAATTCAGCGGACAGCGCCGCCTGCGCGTGCAGCGCCGCTTGCTCGAAAAGATAACGCTGCCCGCCGCTCCGAAGACCGAAGACCGTGTCGCAATCGTCACCCGGACAAAGGATCGTCCGCTCCTGTTCCGGCGCGCCGCCGAGAGTGTTTCCCGCCAGAGCTACGGTAACTATGTCTGGGTGGTGGTGAATGACGGCGGAGACCCGGGTCCCGTCCGGGACATCCTCTCGGAAACAGCAATCGACCCGGCCCGCATCCTCTTTTGCTCCTTCGACGACAGCCAGGGCATGGAGGCCGCCTCGAACGCAGGCATCCGGAATAGCCGGTCCGACCTGATCGTGATCCACGACGACGACGACAGCTGGGAGCCCGACTTCCTTGCCCGAACAGTCGGCTTCCTCGGCGAGCATGAGGCTCTCTATGACGGCGTGGTCACGCACAGTACCCACGTGACCGAGGAAATCAGCAACGGCTCTGTCATCGAACGCGATCGCAAGCCGTTCAATGGCTGGCTCTCGACCGTCCAGCTCGCGGAAATGGCTGTCGCCAACAGTTTCCCGCCGATCGCCTTCCTCTATCGCCGCGCACTCTGGGAGCGGCTCGAGGGATATGACGAGAGCCTGCCGGTGTTGGGGGACTGGGACTTCAATCTGCGCTTCCTGCTGGAAGCGGATATCGGCGTTCTGGATGCGCCGCTTGCCAACTACCACCACCGCACCGGCACGACGGCAAAGGACACTTACGCAAACTCCGATCTCGCGGCCAGAAATCCGCATATCGCCTACAACGCGCTAATCCGGAACAAGTATCTGCGCGGCGGGGCGGCTGACCCGAAGCTCCGGGCGCTGGCCTCGCTGATGGGAGATGCCTATCTGCAGGAAGACCTCCGCGCGCGGATCGAATCCGTCAGGCCGGCGGCGATGCGGCCGGGAACCTGTGAGGACGTCGCGGCCTTGAGATCCCGCCTCACGGCGCAGCGGAACGAACTGCACCGTGGCCGGATCCTGCTGCATATGACCGTCTCGGAGATCATTCGCTCCCGCGGGCTCTCGATCGGCGTCGACGAGATGATCCGGCAGCTATCCGGCCTTGCCGACGAATATGCCGAGACCGCCGGATTATCCGCCTCCACCGGACGGCAAGCGGACTGGACCGGGTCGAGATGA
- a CDS encoding class I SAM-dependent methyltransferase, with product MGKLTSSAFLHAPRDSSHAMEDRLKRVRTALASCTGLDRNQLPPDNMINRIGYSGVPQFLAAQSIHFEEMVQRGRIEPDETVLDLGCGCGRLATPFAQYLDGGTYIGIDVWREALDWCRGTVKARSGTMRFIERETVNKYSFEIRKPISRNSYHLSELQHEQIGFAFAISLFTQLQQRDSLSYLSELARVLKRNACAYLTAHVIDDFFFDYVRRTGRHRAATQEEPGCYYAYEGQEFFAGYTYRTWTRMIEDSGLRIVGYEPGHWAGKPGALHHQDTFLVIPLGYRKE from the coding sequence ATGGGCAAACTTACATCGAGCGCCTTTCTACACGCGCCGCGGGACAGCTCTCATGCGATGGAAGACCGGTTGAAACGGGTACGTACGGCTCTTGCGAGCTGCACAGGACTGGACCGGAACCAATTGCCGCCGGACAACATGATCAACCGGATCGGATATTCGGGGGTTCCACAGTTCCTTGCCGCGCAGAGTATCCATTTCGAGGAGATGGTACAGCGCGGCCGGATCGAGCCGGACGAAACGGTGCTCGATCTCGGCTGCGGTTGCGGCCGGCTTGCCACTCCCTTCGCCCAATATCTCGACGGCGGCACCTATATCGGGATCGACGTCTGGCGCGAGGCGCTCGACTGGTGCCGCGGTACGGTCAAGGCCCGCAGCGGCACAATGCGCTTCATCGAGCGGGAAACCGTGAACAAATACTCTTTCGAGATCCGAAAGCCGATCTCCCGAAACAGCTATCACCTCTCCGAACTCCAGCACGAACAGATCGGTTTCGCCTTCGCGATCTCGCTCTTCACCCAGTTGCAGCAGCGCGACAGCCTCAGCTATCTGTCAGAGCTCGCGCGCGTCCTAAAACGGAACGCTTGCGCCTATCTCACCGCCCATGTGATCGACGACTTCTTCTTCGATTACGTCCGCCGAACCGGACGGCACCGCGCAGCAACCCAGGAAGAACCAGGTTGCTACTACGCCTATGAGGGGCAGGAGTTTTTCGCAGGCTACACGTACCGTACCTGGACCCGCATGATCGAGGACAGCGGCCTCAGGATCGTCGGATACGAGCCCGGTCATTGGGCCGGGAAACCAGGAGCTTTACATCATCAGGACACGTTTCTGGTGATCCCGCTGGGCTACAGAAAAGAATAA